The DNA segment GTCGGTGACGGTCCGGCCCAGCGGCGTCAGGTCGAACTCGCCGCCGATCGGCAACCGGTGCACCGCTTCATTCCGCGGCCAGGCCGACACCAGCACGCTTGCCCCGGACAACACCTGACCGGTCGTGTCGGCCAGTTGCCCGGCCAGCAAGGTCGGATCGGCCTCGTCCGTCTCCTCGCCCCAGGCCGTCCCCGAGGACAACACGGACGCCGAGACCAACGCCGCCACCACCAACCGACGCCGCCTACGGCGCCGCACATTCTCCACGTAACCCATCAATCCCCGTTCGAAGTGGAGGTTTCGCCACTTCGACGGATCAACCGGACGGATGGTTCCAAGATCGGTCGAAAGGTTGACCAACGAGAGAGCAGGCAAGCACTGGCGCAAGCTCAACCGACGGACTGGCAGTAGGTGCTACATTGACGCACATGGGTGATTCGGTGGGAATCCGCGCGCTGCAGCAGCATGCGTCCGCCGTCGTTTCGCGAGCGGTCGCGGGCGAGGTCGTGGAGATCACCGACCGGGGGCGACCGGTGGCCGCGCTCATCCCACTGGCGTCGGACCGCTTGACCGCGCTGGTGTCGGCGGGTCTGGCTCGACCGGCCCGGCGCAGGTTGCGCGATCTTCCGCAACCCGTGTCGGCACCGCCCGGCGCACCGTCGCTGGGCCAACTGCTCGCGCAGGCGCGGGACAGCGAGCGGTGAGGTGGCGTTCTACCTGGACACCTCGGCATTCCTGAAGCTGGTCGTCGCCGAGGATCACTCCGCCGCGATGCGCGAGTGGGCGCAGGACGCCGACCCCGACGTGTTCGCCACCGACCTTTTGCGCATCGAGGCACTGCGCACCGCGCGCAGGCACTCGCCGCGCGCGCTGCGAGCGACCAGGCAACGTCTTGACGGCGTGACGCTCCTGCAGCTGACGACGCAGCTCTGCGAGCGGGCGGAAGAACTGGATCCGGCGATTCTGAGGTCGTTGGACGCGCTGCACCTGGCCGGCGCGCTGACGATCGGGGATGACCTGGAGGGGATCGTCACCTATGACGAGCGACTCGGCGTGGCCGCCGAGGCCCACGGGGTCGCTGTGGTGACGCCGACCTGACCTGATGGAGGCCAGGTCGGCGCCCCCGATCTACCGGTTGATCGCCGACACCACAGCCTTGAGCGAGGCGGTCACGATGTTCGCGTCTATGCCCACGCCCCACACCACGGCGCTCTGACCGTCGGGGCCGACCACCGCGCACTCCAAGTAGGCAGCGGCGCGGGCGTCGCCACCCGCGCTCAGCGCGTGCTCGTGGTAGTCGAGCACGCGGACGTCGACGCCGACCTTGGACAGCGCGTCGGTGAAGGCCGCGATCGGTCCGTTGCCGGAGCCCTCCAGGGCCTGCACCTGGCCGTCGACGAACACGTTCACCGACAGCTGGTCCTGCTCACCGGCGGCCGAGGACGTGTGGTGCGAGTTCAGCCGGATCCGGCCGTTCTCGGCGAGGTACTCGGCGGCGAACATCTGGTACATCGCCTCCGGGCCGACCTCGCCGCCCTCGGTGTCGGTGTGCCGCTGGATCACCTGGCTGAACTCGATCTGCAGCCGGCGCGGCAGCTCCATGTGGTACTCGGTCTTCATGATGTAGGCGACGCCGCCCTTGCCGGACTGCGAATTGACCCGGATGACCGCCTCGTAGCTGCGGCCGACGTCCCTCGGGTCGATCGGCAGGTACGGGACGGCCCAACCGAAGTCCTTGACCGGGACGCCGGCTGACGCGGCGTCACGTTCCATCCAGTCGAAGCCCTTGTTGATCGCGTCCTGGTGCGAGCCGGAGAACGCGGTGTACACCAGGTCGCCGCCGTACGGGTGCCGCTCGTGCACCGGCAGTTGGTTGCAGTACTCGACCGTGCGCCGGATGTCGTCGATGTCGGAGAAGTCGAGCTGCGGGTCGACGCCCTGGCTGAACAGGTTCAGGCCCAAAGTAGCCAGGCAGACGTTGCCGGTGCGCTCGCCGTTGCCGAACAGGCAGCCCTCGATGCGATCGGCCCCGGCCAGGTAGCCGAGCTCGGCCGCGGCCACGGCGGTGCCCCGGTCGTTGTGCGGGTGCAGCGAGAGCACGACCGCGTCGCGGTAGGCCAGGTTGCGGTGCATCCACTCGATCGAGTCGGCGTAGATGTTCGGCGTCGCCATCTCGACGGTCGCGGGCAGGTTGATGACGACCTTGTGGTCGACGCTGGGCTGCCAGATGTCGTTGACCGCGTTGCAGACGTCGACCGCGAAGTCCAACTCGGTTCCGGTGTAGGACTCCGGGGAGTACTCGAAGTAGACGTCGGTCTGGGGCACCGTCTCGACGAGCTTGCGGCAGATCTGCGCGCCTTGGGTGGCGATGTCGCGGATGCCGTCGCGGTCCAGGCCGAACACCACCCGGCGCTGCAGCGTTGACGTCGAGTTGTACAGGTGGACCACGGCCTGCCGAGAGCCGCGGATCGACTCGAAGGACCGGGTGATCAGTTCCTCACGGGCCTGGGTGAGGACCTGGATGGTGACGTCGTCCGGGATCCGGTCTTCCTCGATCAACTGACGGACGAAGTCGAAGTCGGTCTGGCTGGCCGCCGGGAAGCCGACCTCGATCTCCTTGAAACCCATGCCGACCAGCAGGTCGAACATGCGGGTCTTACGGGCCGGGCTCATCGGGTCGATCAGGGCCTGGTTGCCGTCGCGCAGGTCGACCGCGCACCAGCGCGGGGCCTGCGTGATGACCTTGTCCGGCCAAGTGCGGTCGGTCAGCGCGACCGGTACGTAAGGCGCGTAGCGGTGAATCGGCATACCGCTGGGCTGCTGTGGGTGGTGCATCGGGGCTCCTGAGTCTCGTCGTGGGCGCGTCCGGCAGGCGCAGCAGAAACCCCGCGACGAGGGAGCCGGCCCTTAGAGGGCCTCGTCGCGGCGGCTAAGAAGGAGGAACGCCGTCAGCACACCTGGAGAATACACGACGGCGCCGCGCCCCCCGGGGGTCGCGGCGCCGGCGGTGACGAATGTAATTCCTTCGGTCGGCAGGCTCAGCCCTTGGTCCAGAAGTCGTCGATGACCGGCACCCAGCCGTCGCCGGTGTCCCGGAAGACCACGGTCGCGAGGCCCTCGAGCGGGAACTCCCCGTCCGGGCCGGTGAAGGTGCCGGTCCACGGTGAGTACGAGACGGCAATGTCGCCGTTGATGACCACGGCGGACTCGGCGATGCTCACGCTGGCCGGCTGCATGTCCAGGAAGCCCTGAATCGCGGCCTCGATGCCGGC comes from the Sporichthyaceae bacterium genome and includes:
- a CDS encoding type II toxin-antitoxin system prevent-host-death family antitoxin, encoding MGDSVGIRALQQHASAVVSRAVAGEVVEITDRGRPVAALIPLASDRLTALVSAGLARPARRRLRDLPQPVSAPPGAPSLGQLLAQARDSER
- a CDS encoding type II toxin-antitoxin system VapC family toxin, which codes for MAFYLDTSAFLKLVVAEDHSAAMREWAQDADPDVFATDLLRIEALRTARRHSPRALRATRQRLDGVTLLQLTTQLCERAEELDPAILRSLDALHLAGALTIGDDLEGIVTYDERLGVAAEAHGVAVVTPT
- the leuA gene encoding 2-isopropylmalate synthase, with protein sequence MHHPQQPSGMPIHRYAPYVPVALTDRTWPDKVITQAPRWCAVDLRDGNQALIDPMSPARKTRMFDLLVGMGFKEIEVGFPAASQTDFDFVRQLIEEDRIPDDVTIQVLTQAREELITRSFESIRGSRQAVVHLYNSTSTLQRRVVFGLDRDGIRDIATQGAQICRKLVETVPQTDVYFEYSPESYTGTELDFAVDVCNAVNDIWQPSVDHKVVINLPATVEMATPNIYADSIEWMHRNLAYRDAVVLSLHPHNDRGTAVAAAELGYLAGADRIEGCLFGNGERTGNVCLATLGLNLFSQGVDPQLDFSDIDDIRRTVEYCNQLPVHERHPYGGDLVYTAFSGSHQDAINKGFDWMERDAASAGVPVKDFGWAVPYLPIDPRDVGRSYEAVIRVNSQSGKGGVAYIMKTEYHMELPRRLQIEFSQVIQRHTDTEGGEVGPEAMYQMFAAEYLAENGRIRLNSHHTSSAAGEQDQLSVNVFVDGQVQALEGSGNGPIAAFTDALSKVGVDVRVLDYHEHALSAGGDARAAAYLECAVVGPDGQSAVVWGVGIDANIVTASLKAVVSAINR
- a CDS encoding DUF4440 domain-containing protein, giving the protein MAVKHPSDFQVQWEENFNAKNIKGILDLYGPESIVVPEPGTHVQGLAGIEAAIQGFLDMQPASVSIAESAVVINGDIAVSYSPWTGTFTGPDGEFPLEGLATVVFRDTGDGWVPVIDDFWTKG